The following proteins are encoded in a genomic region of [Eubacterium] hominis:
- a CDS encoding ABC transporter permease: protein MNLEKRAFLYLTRKKGKNLLLAIVFLLISFSLLAGSSVYLGIQQISKDLRSNIGASFSIRPYEQFDMDNGQVSSKGTPTIDEQSIQRVISAVGKELKCYNTEHSGYVKGEKLTFLAGAGHNEESNMGTVKAVRDSSLCQNFLDEEYELSVGEHIKPEDKDKILISEALAKQNHLSVGDKITLTHAKLGSDKGVYTDLIKEKSAYETVEIKGIYQIKNNSDNALNPTAKKVENLLFSDSQLLINLKEQTQGIYEGEISFFIADPLRLDKMVTEIKDIASIDWKNHIINTNDFKYSKIAEQLQSMQKVVIALTIITSILGLVVLMLILTLRIRGRIQEAGILLAIGKTKQQIIGQFLLEAMILLSLGFLLSTIIFLPLADTFNSFLFDSITQATVHKNYLQPDFLHFAILFVLESLGTFVTVLVCSGAILSLKPKEILTKMS, encoded by the coding sequence ATGAACTTAGAAAAGCGGGCTTTTCTATATCTGACCCGCAAAAAAGGAAAAAATCTATTGCTTGCTATTGTATTTCTATTGATTTCATTCTCTTTACTGGCTGGAAGTTCAGTATATCTAGGAATACAGCAAATTTCTAAAGATTTACGTTCCAATATTGGTGCATCTTTCTCTATTAGACCGTATGAACAATTTGACATGGATAATGGACAGGTTTCCAGCAAAGGAACTCCTACGATTGATGAACAGTCTATTCAGCGTGTTATTTCAGCAGTTGGGAAAGAACTGAAATGTTATAATACGGAACATTCGGGCTATGTAAAAGGAGAAAAACTTACATTCTTGGCAGGAGCAGGACACAATGAAGAAAGCAATATGGGAACTGTAAAAGCGGTTCGAGATTCCAGTTTATGTCAAAATTTTTTAGATGAGGAATACGAACTGAGCGTAGGCGAGCATATCAAACCAGAAGATAAGGATAAAATACTTATTAGTGAAGCTCTTGCAAAGCAGAATCATCTTTCTGTCGGAGATAAGATTACCCTTACCCATGCAAAATTAGGTTCAGATAAAGGTGTTTATACAGACCTAATAAAAGAAAAAAGTGCTTATGAAACGGTGGAGATAAAAGGCATTTATCAAATAAAAAACAATTCCGATAATGCCTTAAATCCAACAGCAAAAAAGGTAGAAAATCTTCTTTTCTCAGATAGTCAACTGCTTATAAATCTGAAAGAGCAGACACAAGGTATCTATGAGGGAGAAATTTCTTTTTTCATTGCTGACCCACTACGCCTTGATAAAATGGTAACAGAAATTAAAGATATTGCTTCGATTGACTGGAAAAATCATATCATCAATACGAACGACTTCAAGTATTCCAAAATTGCAGAACAGCTACAAAGTATGCAAAAAGTCGTTATAGCATTGACTATAATTACTTCGATATTAGGACTTGTGGTACTCATGCTGATACTGACATTGAGGATTCGTGGAAGAATACAGGAAGCTGGTATTCTTCTTGCGATAGGAAAAACAAAACAGCAGATTATCGGGCAATTTCTATTGGAAGCAATGATTTTACTGTCGCTTGGATTTTTGCTTTCAACTATTATCTTTCTTCCACTTGCGGATACATTTAATTCATTCCTATTTGATTCGATAACACAGGCAACTGTTCATAAGAATTACTTGCAACCAGATTTTCTGCACTTTGCTATATTGTTTGTTTTAGAAAGTCTAGGCACTTTTGTGACGGTTCTTGTATGCAGTGGAGCCATCTTGTCATTGAAGCCAAAAGAGATTTTAACAAAAATGAGCTAG
- a CDS encoding sigma-70 family RNA polymerase sigma factor — MKPTTFENAIRLQFDTLVKRVIDTTVKDYDRHMKFLSDHEKSFCELPEIKVNSFAIQDDYEMDVTVFDVYGMEARVSGDELCKALKRLPEKKRNNLLMFYFLDMSDTEIAELQKISRAGAFKNRQNALNKMRELLQKSETEE; from the coding sequence ATGAAGCCGACCACATTTGAAAATGCAATCCGCTTGCAGTTTGATACTCTGGTAAAAAGAGTTATTGACACGACCGTCAAAGATTATGACAGGCACATGAAGTTTCTCTCAGACCATGAAAAATCATTCTGTGAGCTTCCAGAAATCAAGGTAAATTCCTTTGCTATACAAGATGACTATGAAATGGACGTAACCGTATTTGATGTATATGGCATGGAAGCCCGTGTATCTGGAGATGAGCTATGCAAGGCATTGAAAAGACTTCCAGAAAAGAAACGCAATAATCTTCTGATGTTCTATTTTCTTGATATGAGCGATACGGAAATAGCAGAACTTCAAAAGATTTCAAGAGCTGGTGCATTTAAGAACAGGCAGAACGCCTTGAATAAAATGCGTGAACTTTTGCAAAAGAGCGAAACGGAGGAATGA
- a CDS encoding ATP-binding cassette domain-containing protein, whose translation MSILSFIDLSYSYNQKKTVFKGLNAELELGKIYAILGSSGCGKTTLLSLLGGLDSPTKGKIFFNGEDITEKGLAYHRRNHVSFIFQSYNLIDYLTPKENVELTSKLPPIPILEKMGLTKEEAKRNVLQLSGGQQQRVAIARALATEAPVILADEPTGNLDEDTAMAIMDILEENVHQMNKCAVIVTHSNEIAKRADVIFRLKRGELKIDK comes from the coding sequence ATGAGCATACTATCATTTATAGACTTATCTTATAGTTACAATCAAAAGAAAACGGTGTTTAAGGGTCTGAACGCGGAATTAGAACTTGGAAAGATTTATGCAATCCTTGGTTCATCTGGCTGTGGAAAAACAACACTTCTCTCATTGCTTGGCGGATTGGACAGTCCAACAAAAGGAAAAATATTTTTTAATGGAGAAGATATTACTGAAAAAGGACTTGCTTATCACAGACGTAATCATGTATCTTTTATCTTTCAGTCTTATAATTTAATTGATTATCTGACACCGAAAGAAAATGTAGAATTGACAAGTAAGTTGCCCCCAATTCCAATTTTAGAAAAAATGGGGCTGACAAAAGAAGAAGCAAAAAGAAATGTGCTACAACTTTCTGGCGGACAGCAACAGCGTGTAGCGATTGCTCGTGCATTGGCAACAGAAGCACCTGTCATTCTTGCTGATGAGCCGACAGGAAATCTTGACGAAGATACAGCAATGGCAATTATGGATATATTGGAAGAAAACGTACATCAGATGAACAAATGTGCTGTAATTGTTACTCATTCAAATGAGATTGCAAAAAGAGCTGATGTCATATTTCGTCTAAAACGTGGAGAGTTAAAAATTGACAAGTAA
- a CDS encoding FtsX-like permease family protein — MNFFKRAIKYSARQKLRSLLLFLTFTLLSTTILIALSSEKAVQQGTKQIKETVGASVRMEIDMNNQNNFGPAEDLGNGASGYTYNGDRITEKIINSIAELPNVVSYNAKIEDAYWGLPENFEPIPGMVNAPGLSIPYTAILDSSLDVKFLNGSYKLEEGRHINPNDSCTALISKELADRNNLSVGDKITFQEFETGKTECTFTIVGIYSGTEGTTKQAITPDGIPANCGYIDMEGLKKFYSRGNEKLEGYDNLDIYTHSPEEAKELMETIKDLPEVKGKTFTFDVNTEDFDMVSTPLSSFGSMVDTAVLTITVIGMLIIVLFLVLWTRSRNKEIAILLAVGRSKVEIIAQFLVENILIGILSIFASTALSFGLANQIGSFIISKAGENISNLNIQIATSDMIKVFGIGFILICLAVIIASYTIIRLRPKDILTKME; from the coding sequence ATGAATTTTTTCAAACGAGCTATAAAATATAGTGCCAGACAGAAGTTACGAAGTCTATTGCTATTTTTGACATTTACTCTGCTATCTACAACTATTTTAATTGCACTTTCCAGCGAAAAAGCAGTCCAGCAAGGAACAAAGCAGATAAAGGAAACAGTAGGTGCTTCCGTTCGTATGGAAATTGATATGAATAATCAAAATAATTTTGGTCCAGCCGAGGATTTGGGAAATGGTGCTTCTGGCTATACCTATAATGGTGATAGAATTACAGAAAAAATAATTAACTCTATTGCAGAACTTCCAAATGTCGTAAGTTATAATGCTAAAATAGAAGATGCGTATTGGGGACTTCCTGAAAATTTTGAACCAATCCCAGGCATGGTCAATGCACCAGGGTTGTCAATTCCTTATACTGCAATATTGGATTCTTCATTAGATGTAAAATTTCTAAATGGTTCATACAAACTAGAAGAAGGACGGCATATTAACCCCAATGATTCCTGTACTGCTTTAATTTCTAAAGAACTGGCAGATAGAAATAATCTATCTGTAGGAGATAAAATTACTTTTCAAGAGTTTGAAACGGGAAAAACTGAATGTACCTTTACCATTGTAGGAATTTATAGCGGTACAGAGGGAACAACAAAGCAGGCTATCACACCAGATGGTATTCCTGCGAACTGTGGCTATATTGATATGGAAGGACTTAAAAAGTTTTATAGCAGAGGAAATGAAAAATTAGAAGGATATGACAATCTTGATATTTATACACATTCTCCAGAGGAAGCCAAAGAACTTATGGAAACCATCAAGGATCTTCCAGAAGTGAAAGGAAAAACCTTTACTTTTGATGTTAATACAGAGGATTTTGATATGGTATCTACTCCACTTTCCTCTTTTGGAAGTATGGTTGATACAGCGGTATTGACAATAACAGTCATCGGTATGCTTATTATTGTATTGTTCCTTGTTTTATGGACAAGAAGTCGTAATAAGGAAATTGCTATTTTACTTGCAGTTGGTCGAAGTAAAGTGGAGATTATCGCACAGTTCCTAGTAGAAAATATATTGATTGGAATATTATCCATCTTTGCGTCAACGGCATTATCTTTTGGACTTGCCAATCAGATTGGTTCATTCATTATCAGTAAAGCGGGAGAAAATATCTCTAATCTGAATATTCAGATTGCTACATCAGATATGATTAAAGTATTTGGAATTGGTTTCATATTGATATGTCTTGCGGTCATAATTGCTTCTTATACAATCATTCGTTTACGACCAAAAGATATTTTAACAAAAATGGAATAG
- a CDS encoding winged helix-turn-helix domain-containing protein, which yields MILIEISDNEEKIVQQAIEWIAEQLSTSAISENKSKELQFSLFKRTVIDKNGIAVSLTSKEFDLLYFLYLHKGQVFTKEQLYENVWGFEDMPKDTSNLPSFIRKLRKKIEPDPDNPIYIITVWGVGYKFSEEKP from the coding sequence ATTATACTAATTGAAATTTCAGACAATGAAGAAAAAATAGTTCAGCAGGCTATTGAATGGATTGCTGAGCAGTTATCTACTTCTGCCATTTCAGAAAATAAATCAAAGGAACTGCAATTCAGCTTATTTAAGAGAACTGTTATAGACAAAAATGGTATTGCTGTTTCCTTGACTTCAAAAGAATTTGATTTATTATACTTCCTTTATTTACATAAAGGACAGGTATTTACCAAAGAACAGCTTTACGAGAATGTATGGGGATTTGAAGATATGCCAAAAGATACTAGTAATCTTCCCTCGTTCATTCGTAAATTGCGAAAAAAGATAGAACCCGACCCAGACAATCCGATATACATTATCACTGTCTGGGGTGTGGGCTATAAATTCAGTGAAGAAAAACCGTAA
- a CDS encoding helix-turn-helix transcriptional regulator — translation MELDYKAIGKRIKIARIKKNLTQEAIADKIGITPQHVSNIETGNASVSLTTLVAIANTLTVSVNDLLCDTVLISKAVFEKEAKELFEDCNEYEIRVLVDVLKATKQSLRTVKLFEDKIEDNR, via the coding sequence ATGGAGCTTGATTATAAGGCAATCGGGAAAAGAATAAAAATCGCTCGTATCAAGAAAAATCTTACCCAAGAAGCCATTGCTGACAAAATCGGTATCACTCCGCAACACGTCAGCAATATTGAAACTGGAAATGCTTCGGTCAGTCTAACAACCCTAGTAGCGATTGCAAACACATTAACTGTTTCTGTAAATGATTTATTATGCGATACGGTCTTGATTTCAAAAGCCGTATTTGAAAAAGAAGCAAAAGAATTGTTTGAGGATTGCAATGAGTATGAAATCCGTGTACTGGTTGATGTATTGAAAGCAACAAAGCAGTCTTTACGGACAGTTAAATTATTTGAAGATAAGATAGAAGATAACAGATAA
- a CDS encoding helix-turn-helix domain-containing protein, whose protein sequence is MEKSVKKCPPYHLIASAVDSNEKAIEKLLQFYDPYISKASMRPLFDSYGNVYFAIDMELKGLIREAIMLMIPNFEVEIK, encoded by the coding sequence ATGGAAAAATCAGTAAAGAAATGTCCACCCTATCATCTGATTGCTTCTGCCGTTGACAGCAACGAAAAGGCTATTGAAAAGCTGTTACAGTTTTATGACCCGTATATTTCAAAAGCCAGTATGCGTCCCTTGTTTGACAGTTATGGAAATGTTTACTTTGCCATTGACATGGAATTAAAGGGACTTATTCGTGAAGCGATTATGCTGATGATACCAAATTTTGAAGTGGAAATAAAATAA